Below is a window of Puniceicoccales bacterium DNA.
TTTCTAGGAAAAATTTCATCACAGGTTGAATCTGAAAATCGCCACATCACCATCGCGAAATTCATAATCTTTGCCTTCGAGCCTGTATTTACCAGATTCTTTTACGGAAGCATAGCTGCCAGCGGCGACTAAATCGTCATAGCTCACCACTTCAGCTTTTATGAAACCCTTTTCAAAATCACCATGGATAATACCTGCACATTGAGGAGCTTTCATACCTTTCTTAAATGTCCAAGCATGGACTTCGGTTTCGCCAGCAGTGAAGTATGAAGCAAGACCAAGTAAATCATAGGTTGATTTTATTAAATTATCTATGCCTGTGTCCTTTAGAGCCATGTCTTTTAGATAGATTGCCGCATCTTCCGGCGAGAAATCCACTAAATCTGCTTCTAATTGGGCACAGATCATACAGCTTTTGGCATTGATTTGCTTGGAAACGTAGTCTTCCACAGCAGCGATGTGGGATTTACAACCGGAATCCCTGAGGCCATTTTCCGAAACATTTTTCGCATAGATCACCGGTTTGTTAGTCAACAGATTAAAGGATTTTAGTAATGACTGGTCTTCTTTTTTTATCTGGATACCATTGGCCATATTTCCAGCATTAAGATGACACTGCAGTGCATTTAGCAATTCAATGGCGTTTTGGGCATCTTTATCGC
It encodes the following:
- the ychF gene encoding redox-regulated ATPase YchF; protein product: MLRAGIVGLPNVGKSTLFNALTRSRKASAENYPFCTIEPNMGVVELPDDRLARLAKIVKTNKIIPAAVEFVDIAGLVAGASNGEGLGNKFLANIREVDAIVHMVRCFEDSNIIHNMGSIDPVRDMEVINTELILADLQSIDNQIQKNTKKSKSGDKDAQNAIELLNALQCHLNAGNMANGIQIKKEDQSLLKSFNLLTNKPVIYAKNVSENGLRDSGCKSHIAAVEDYVSKQINAKSCMICAQLEADLVDFSPEDAAIYLKDMALKDTGIDNLIKSTYDLLGLASYFTAGETEVHAWTFKKGMKAPQCAGIIHGDFEKGFIKAEVVSYDDLVAAGSYASVKESGKYRLEGKDYEFRDGDVAIFRFNL